The sequence GCGGCTCCGCCGACCCGGCCTGGCGCGCGAAGCAGATCGCGGCGGTGCCGATGCGGCGGGAAGGGGAGGTGCGGGAGGTCGCCGACGCGATCCTCTTCCTCGCCAGTCCCGAGGCGTCCTACGTGACCGGCGTCGAGATCCTCGTCGACGGCGGATACACCGCGGTCTGACTCACCGGAACACCCGGAGGGCGCGCACCAGCTCGCGGGGCGCCTCCTCCGGGACGTAGTGCCCGCCCGGCACGGCGTGCCCGCTCACCGCCCCCGGATCGGCGTGGTGGTCCCGCCAGACGCCCACGACGTCGCTGGCGGCGAGACCGCCCTCGGCGCCCCACAGGACGAGCAGCGGCGCCGCCAGCCGGCGCCCGGCGGCGTGGTCGGCCTCGTCGCGGGCGAGGTCGACGTCGAAGCCGGTGCGGTAGTCCTCGAAGGACGCCCGGAGGTGCCCGGGATCGCTGAACGCGGAGACGTAGTGCCGGAAGGTCTTCTCGTCGACGGCGCCGGATTTCCGGACCGCGGCGAAGAAGTGCGCGAGGTACGCTTCGACGTTGCCCGCCACCAGCTCGACGGCCAGCTCGGGCTGCCGGTGGAAGAACCAGTGCCACATCGCGGCCGCCGACGTCCGGTCGAAGGAGTTCATCACCACCCGCGTCGGCAGGATGTCCAGCAGCACCAGGGCGTCCACTTCGGACGGGTGGTCGAGCGCCCAGCGGTGGGCGACCCGCGCGCCGCGATCGTGCCCGACGACGACGGCCGACTCGTGGCCGAGGTGGTGGATCAGCGCGCTGATGTCACCGGCGGTGGACCGCTTGTCGTAGCCGGCGCCGGTGAGGCCGGAAGCGCCGTAGCCCCGCAGGTCCGGGACGACGACGGTGCGGTCCCGGCCCAGCGGTTCCACGACGTGCCGCCAGCATTCGCCGGTCTGCGGCCACCCGTGGAGCAGCACGGTCAGCCTCGGCCCGTCGCCGACCACGCGGTAGGCCAGCTCGACGTCCGCCAGCCGGACCGAGTCGAACGCGTCCCAGGTCATGTCGCTTCCTCGCTGTCGCGGTGATGGTGGTTTAACCGTGCCAGCTCCGGAAGCCGCCTCCCAGCCGCGAGTGCCATCCAGTGGCAGCGGGCCTCGACGATGCCCACCGCCTGGCGAGGTCGGGTAGGTGTCCGTCACCGCAAGCAAAATAGGTTACTCGGCCTTTCGGGCGATTGATGCGACTACCCGCGCAATTTCGTCGGTACGTCTCTTCGTGGTGTGCGGTATTTGCCATCCCGGTGCCGGGATCCATTTCCGGTAATGCACGAAAAACGCTACCGTGACCTGGAGGTCATCTGTTCCGGCATGATGGACCGGACAGCACCAGGAGGTACGGATGGGGCCATCCCGGATCGCCACTGCCGCCGCTCACTTCGGGCGCGATCTCTCGTTCGGCACCGCACGTGTCGGCGCGCTGATCGAGGAAGCTCGCCAAGCCGGCGCCGCGATTCTGGTCTTGCCGGACGGCACGCTCGGCGGCTCTTTCGCCGACTTCGGCCGGGCCGATCCCGAATACCCGGCGCCGGCGCTGGATCCGGCCGGGCCCGAGGTGCGGGCGGTGGCGGCGCTGGCCGCGGAACTGGTGGTGTGTTTCGGGTACACCGAGGCGGGTGAACAGGGGGAGCGGTATTCGGCGGCGGCTTGCGTGTCCGGTGACGGCGTGCTCGGCCGGCACCGCAAGGTGCACCTTTCCGCGGCCGAGGCACTGCGCCAGCGACCGGGGCGGGGATTCGCCGCGTTCGACACCCCCGCCGGCCGGATCGGCATGCTGCTCGATTACGAGAAGGCTTTTCCCGAGCCCGCCCGCGATCTCGCCGTCGACGGCGCCGAAATCGTCGCCTGCCTGTGCTCGTGGACGACCGGCAGCCGGGCGCAGACCCTCGCGCGCGACCGCCAGGCGCGGCTCTTCGACGTCTACGACTGCGTGCGGGCCGTCGAAAACCAGGTGGTTTTCGTCTCCGCCAACCAAGCCGGTGTCCTGAACGGCACCCGGTTCCTCGGATTGGCCAAGGTCGTCGGACCGGACGGGGTCACCCGGGCCCGGACCGGTTCCCGGGCGGCGCTCGTCGTCGCCGAGCTGAACGTCGAGGCGGAGATCGCGGCGGCGCGCAGCGTCCGCCACCACCTCGAAGAACGAACGGGGGCTACGCCGAGCGTCGCTTGACCCGGCTCAACGCCGCGTCGACCGCCAGGAACACCACCAGGCTCGCGCCCAGCACCGGCAGGACCCAGGCCAGCACCGCGATCCCCAGCAGGATGACCATCAGCGGGCCGCCGGCCAGCTGGCGCCACACCGGACGCGGCAACGACGTCCACCTTCCCTTGTACGGGTTGTGGATCCACCACATGCGGTAGCCGAGCGCGAGCAGGACGAGCGTCGCGACCGCCACCAGCGCGAGCAGGATCTGGTTAGCCAGCCCGAACAACGTGCCGGTGTGGAACTCCGTGGCGAGGGCGCTCAGCTTCGCCGGCAGCGAGTAGTCGCTCCACGCGATCCGCTCGGTCACCTCCGCCGTGTAGGGATCGATCGTGACCGCGCCGCGGTGGATCGGCAGTCCTTCCGCGATTTCCGTTGCCGTGTAAGGCACATCCGGCCGCGACGGGGCGACCACGGCCAGCTCGCCGCTCAGTCCCGCGGTCTCGGCGGCGGCCACGGCGCGGTCGATGCCGATCGGCTCGGCGCCCGGCCGGACCGGCACCGGGGCCGCGGCCAGTGCCGGGGCGCGCAGGTGGACCGGGTCGGTCGCCGCGTCCGCGCGGCCGCCCGCGAACTGGCTCATGGCCAGCCCGGTGACCGCCACCACCAGCAGTCCCGCCGTGAGCCACAGGCCGGCCGCGCCGTGGATCGCGCGCAGCCGGGCCCACCCCGTCTTGTCCCGGGTGGCGGGCAGGAGCACTTCACGCAGCGGGCGTTTGCGGCGAGTACGGGCCAGCCACAGGATCACGCCGCCCACGGCGACGAGGGGCACCCAGCTCGCGGCGAGCTCGGCGTAGAGCCGGCCCGGCTCGCCCAGCTGCAGGTTGCTGTGCAGCTGACGCAGCCACGTGTTCGCGGGCAGCCGGTTCTCGACCGTGCTCAGCTCGCCGTTGATCAGGCTGGTGTACGGGTCGACGAACACCGTGCGGTCCGCGGTCGAGCCGGGCACGGCCAGTACTACGCGGGTGGTGCGGTCGGCGGCGGGCGGGGTGAGGACGGACTTGAGCGTCGCCTCCGGGTGCGCCGTGAGCGCCGCCCGTACCTGCTCGGCGAGCGGGCGGCGCACCTCGCCGACGTGGTTCACGTGCAGGTCGGTCCGGTAAAGGCTGTCGTGGACCTGCGGGCTGAACACGTAGACGAGCCCGGTGAGGCACAGCACCGCGAGGAAGGGCGCGACGACGATGCCCGCGAGGAAGTGCAGCCGCCGGGAGACGAGCTGGAGAACGGTGCTCAGGCGCGGCCGCGGCGACGGCCGGGTGGCCCGGTGCGAGGGGACGGTGGGGGTCGTAGACAAGGCGGCTCCCGCGCGGCTGGAAGGGGCGTTCATCGCACGTCGATGGGCTGCTTGACCGTCTGCGTGCGGCCGTCCCCGGCCCGCAGCGTCAGCACCAGGTCCCGCCGGCCGGGGCCGGGCGTGCTCGCCTGCCCCGTCCAGTAGCCGGATCCGGCCCGGTCCAGCGGCACCGGCGTGGGGCCGAGCGCGGCGGTCACGGTGGTGCCGGTGGCCTGCGGGCCCAGCACCGACACGCGCACGTCGAGCCGGCCGGCGGCCGGGATGACGACGAGGTCCAGCGCGCCGGTGTCGTACGTGAGCCGTGTCGGCGCGACCTGCTCCCGGATCGCGGCCGGGGCCTGACCCACCGGCCCCTGCGCGTGCGCGCTCTGGCCGGAGTCGAGTGCGAGCAACGTCGCGGTGGCGATGGTGAGCACCACCATCGCCACCGCCACCGTGGTGATCCGGCGGCCGAGCTGCGCGGTGGCCGGACGGCGCGCGACGAACCAGGCGAAGTCGGCGAGGACCGCCGCCAAGGCGAGGGCTCCGGCGGGGAGCCAGCCGAGCCGGTGACCGGACCAGGCCTGGGCGGTTCCCGCGACGGCCAGCAGTGCCGCGGTGAGCAGCACCGCCGTTCCCCTGGTGATCCGGCCGCCGAGCCGTGCCTTCAGTGGACCGCGCGCGACGAGCCAGGCCACGACCGCCGCCAGCGCGAGCGCTCCGGCGGGAAGCCAGCCAAGCCCGTGCCCGGACCAAGCCTGGGCGCTCGCCGCGACAACGAGCACCGCCGCGCACCCCACCACCGAGCGCGCGAACCGGGACGCCGTGTGCCGGTCGCGGGCGACCGGGTACCGCAGCAGCACCAGGCCACCGGCCGGAATCGCCAGGGCGGCGAGGAGGCCGATGTCCGCCGCGAGCGCGAGCACCGGCGGCGTACCGGGCGGCCGCGGATCGGCGAAGGTCCACGTCGTGAGGACCGCCGACGCGCAGCCGAGGACCGCCGCGCCGCGCAGCCGCCGGTCGGCGGCCGTGGTCGCGGGCGGGCTCTTCAGCAGCAGCGCGAGGCCGAGCGTGGCGGGGACGAGCGTGGCCAGGCGGGCGAGCAGGGCGCCGCCGGCGCCGGACTCGAAGGCACCCGCCAGCAGCCGGGGGTCGAGCGCGTCGCGCACCGGCACCCACGCCGCGTACGGCCCGAACGACACCAGGGCGACGAGCGTTCCGCCGGCCAGCAGCCACCAAGTGGTCTTGACCAGCCGGCGGGTGGCTCGGGTCCGCGCGGCGGCGGGCCCGATCGCCGCGACGAAGAACGCGAGGCCGGTGAGCAGCACCATCGCCGCGACCGCGAGCGTCCGCGCCGTCAGGTGGACGGCCGTCACGACCGGGTCGCGGGTCGTCTCGATCTCGGGCACGCCGTCGGGCTGGATCGGGTAGGACACGTCGAACGTGAAGGAGCCGCTGACCGGCTCGAGCCGGATCGACGGCAGGGTCCACGCCACGGCGTAGGTCCCTTCGTGCCGCTCAGCTGGCATGGGCACGGAGATCGTGTCGTCGCGACCGTCCACGTGGGACGGTCGCGTGTGGACGACCTGGCTGCCGTCGGGGTCGAGGACGCGCACGGTGGCCAGCGCGGCCGGCACCGGGCGGTCGAAGGTCAGCACGACGGCGTCGGGGGACTTGACGACTTCCGTGCTGCCCGGGGACGTCGTGACGAGCACCGGGTCCCCGGTCACCGAGGGGGTCACGGCGAGCAGCGTGCCCCAGCAGGCGGCGACCAGCAGCAGGAGCGCGACGAACCGCCCCGCCCCCTCGCGCGGCCGCGGGACCGCGACGCGGGGACGTTCTTTGACCGCCGTCATTCGACGCCCACCTCCGCGCGCGGGGACTCGGGTTCCGGGGCGGGCACGCGCAACCGGCGGCGGTGGGCCCGGTACCCGACGACCGCGATCACGACGAGCGCGAGGCCGAACGCTCCCCACAGCACGGCGAAGGGCGGGCCGCCGGTGCTCTGCGGCACCTGGTCCACCGGGACGGCGGCGGAGTCGTCGGCGGCCGGAACCGGTTGCTGCGCACCGGCTTCGGCCGCGGGAGCGACGGGCCCGGCGCCGAAGGTGATCGCCGGTGCCGGCGAAGTCCGCTGGTTCCAGTGCGCGACCATTCCGTTGGCGAAGGTCTGCGTCGCGTCGAACAGCAGCGTCCCGTCGGCGGGCAGCGGCCCCATGGTGACGAGGAACTGCTCGAACTGCCTCGGCGCGACCGTGCCGCCTTCGACGACGAGGGTGTCCGCGACCTCGCGGACCAGCGTGCCGCCGGCTTCGACCGGCGGGTTCAGCGGCCGCGGGCGGACGGTGGCGGTCCAGCCCGGCGGCGCGTCGACCTTGACGTAGGCGACCGGCGGGGTGGGCGGGAAGACCAGCTCGAGCCGGGTCGACTTCGTGTCGGTCCGCTCGTTGGCCAGCCGGAAGGCGAAGGTGTGCGTGCCGCCGCCGTCGACGCGATCGGGCACGATGGACACTTGGGCCGCCGCGGGCGGGGCCAGTGCCAGGACGCCCAGCACGGCCGTGAGCAACGCGAACAGGGAACTGCGGTGCGCCATGGGGATCTCCTCTAACGGCGGGGTCCGGGGCCGGGTGGGAAACCCGGCCCCGGACCACTACCGTGATCGTCAGCAGGCGGATGTGGCGAGGGGGTTGAGCTGCTGGCAGGTCAACTGCGCCCGCCAGCTCCCCTTGTTCTGCTGGGCCCATCCGTTGTAGACCAGCGGAATGGGCAGCACGCCCTGGCCGCCGTAGCCGGCCTTCCCGGAGATCGAACCGTCCATCTTGGTCGTCGCCGTCGGGTCGAGCGTCAGCTGGCCCGCGACCTTCGCGTCATCGATGTTGCCGTCGCCGTTCGGGTCGACGTCGATGATCTGCATGACGTTGGAGAACTTGTTCGACACGTAGGCGTAGTAGCCGCCGCCCTTCTTGGCCCCGAAGTTGATGCCGTGGCAGCCCGCCGTGCACGGCAGGTCCTTGACGACCTTGTTCGTTCGCGGGTCGACCACGGTGACCGTCTGGGACAGCACGTTCGCCCCGAGCAACGCCTTGCCGTCCGGGCTCACCGGCAGCTGGATCATCAGCCCGCCGAACGGCGCGCCGCTCTTCGGGCCGTCCTGCGGGCTGTAGTTCGCCCACAGGTCGATCGTCTTGCTGTGCACCTTCTGCCCGTTGTCCGCGCAGGCGGCCTGCGCGAGCGAAACGCACGTGATCGATTCGCCGAGGAAGTCCGCCGTGTAGAACCTCGAAGAGTCCGGGGCCATGCTCGAGGCGATCGGGAACTGGCCCGTCTTCTCGGTCCGGACGGTGCCGGTCGGCATGTCGATCACCGACGCGTTGTTGGTCATCACGTTCGGGGTGACGACGGTCTTGCCGTCCGCGCTGGTCCAGTGCGCGTGCGGGTGCCGGATCTCACCGGTCGGGCTGACCGTGATCTTCCGGAGCACGTTCGTGCCGCCCGGCGCCAGTTCGACGACCTCGTTGCCGGCGTTGATGCCGACGACGAGCTTGTCGCTGCCCGTCTCGGTCATCACGTGCGCCGGGTTCTGGCCGACCTGGGTCTGCCGGACGAACTGACCGGTCTCCCGGTCGAACACGTCGAGCTTGTTGGAGAACCACTCCGTTTGGTAGAGGTACTTGT is a genomic window of Amycolatopsis lexingtonensis containing:
- a CDS encoding alpha/beta fold hydrolase, which codes for MTWDAFDSVRLADVELAYRVVGDGPRLTVLLHGWPQTGECWRHVVEPLGRDRTVVVPDLRGYGASGLTGAGYDKRSTAGDISALIHHLGHESAVVVGHDRGARVAHRWALDHPSEVDALVLLDILPTRVVMNSFDRTSAAAMWHWFFHRQPELAVELVAGNVEAYLAHFFAAVRKSGAVDEKTFRHYVSAFSDPGHLRASFEDYRTGFDVDLARDEADHAAGRRLAAPLLVLWGAEGGLAASDVVGVWRDHHADPGAVSGHAVPGGHYVPEEAPRELVRALRVFR
- a CDS encoding copper resistance CopC family protein, whose protein sequence is MTAVKERPRVAVPRPREGAGRFVALLLLVAACWGTLLAVTPSVTGDPVLVTTSPGSTEVVKSPDAVVLTFDRPVPAALATVRVLDPDGSQVVHTRPSHVDGRDDTISVPMPAERHEGTYAVAWTLPSIRLEPVSGSFTFDVSYPIQPDGVPEIETTRDPVVTAVHLTARTLAVAAMVLLTGLAFFVAAIGPAAARTRATRRLVKTTWWLLAGGTLVALVSFGPYAAWVPVRDALDPRLLAGAFESGAGGALLARLATLVPATLGLALLLKSPPATTAADRRLRGAAVLGCASAVLTTWTFADPRPPGTPPVLALAADIGLLAALAIPAGGLVLLRYPVARDRHTASRFARSVVGCAAVLVVAASAQAWSGHGLGWLPAGALALAAVVAWLVARGPLKARLGGRITRGTAVLLTAALLAVAGTAQAWSGHRLGWLPAGALALAAVLADFAWFVARRPATAQLGRRITTVAVAMVVLTIATATLLALDSGQSAHAQGPVGQAPAAIREQVAPTRLTYDTGALDLVVIPAAGRLDVRVSVLGPQATGTTVTAALGPTPVPLDRAGSGYWTGQASTPGPGRRDLVLTLRAGDGRTQTVKQPIDVR
- a CDS encoding DUF1775 domain-containing protein, which gives rise to MAHRSSLFALLTAVLGVLALAPPAAAQVSIVPDRVDGGGTHTFAFRLANERTDTKSTRLELVFPPTPPVAYVKVDAPPGWTATVRPRPLNPPVEAGGTLVREVADTLVVEGGTVAPRQFEQFLVTMGPLPADGTLLFDATQTFANGMVAHWNQRTSPAPAITFGAGPVAPAAEAGAQQPVPAADDSAAVPVDQVPQSTGGPPFAVLWGAFGLALVVIAVVGYRAHRRRLRVPAPEPESPRAEVGVE
- a CDS encoding carbon-nitrogen hydrolase family protein yields the protein MGPSRIATAAAHFGRDLSFGTARVGALIEEARQAGAAILVLPDGTLGGSFADFGRADPEYPAPALDPAGPEVRAVAALAAELVVCFGYTEAGEQGERYSAAACVSGDGVLGRHRKVHLSAAEALRQRPGRGFAAFDTPAGRIGMLLDYEKAFPEPARDLAVDGAEIVACLCSWTTGSRAQTLARDRQARLFDVYDCVRAVENQVVFVSANQAGVLNGTRFLGLAKVVGPDGVTRARTGSRAALVVAELNVEAEIAAARSVRHHLEERTGATPSVA
- a CDS encoding PepSY-associated TM helix domain-containing protein; protein product: MSTTPTVPSHRATRPSPRPRLSTVLQLVSRRLHFLAGIVVAPFLAVLCLTGLVYVFSPQVHDSLYRTDLHVNHVGEVRRPLAEQVRAALTAHPEATLKSVLTPPAADRTTRVVLAVPGSTADRTVFVDPYTSLINGELSTVENRLPANTWLRQLHSNLQLGEPGRLYAELAASWVPLVAVGGVILWLARTRRKRPLREVLLPATRDKTGWARLRAIHGAAGLWLTAGLLVVAVTGLAMSQFAGGRADAATDPVHLRAPALAAAPVPVRPGAEPIGIDRAVAAAETAGLSGELAVVAPSRPDVPYTATEIAEGLPIHRGAVTIDPYTAEVTERIAWSDYSLPAKLSALATEFHTGTLFGLANQILLALVAVATLVLLALGYRMWWIHNPYKGRWTSLPRPVWRQLAGGPLMVILLGIAVLAWVLPVLGASLVVFLAVDAALSRVKRRSA